A stretch of Schistocerca americana isolate TAMUIC-IGC-003095 chromosome 3, iqSchAmer2.1, whole genome shotgun sequence DNA encodes these proteins:
- the LOC124606513 gene encoding cuticle protein 21-like: MKILVLLSAVTAACLASPGFLASGATPLDGFRCAGVPCSLAGLPAVSYAASAPAGVVFPAAAPVALTSQFHAQDELGQYSYGYQGGPSAKSETRAFDGSVSGGYSYVDANGVLQTAQYVSDPVNGFRVAATNLPTATARPVEDTPEVMRARAAHAAFVADAAARSAALAAAATPAPPAAAPEARDGQQAARTAPAPPASAATGRAAPARPPSATSYANLVIGPSGVPLDTPEVAAARAADAVAHLQAKAAALFG; the protein is encoded by the coding sequence GTACTGCTGAGCGCCGTGACGGCGGCCTGCCTCGCCTCCCCCGGCTTCCTGGCTAGCGGCGCGACGCCGCTGGACGGCTTCCGCTGCGCCGGCGTGCCCTGCAGCCTGGCCGGGCTGCCCGCCGTATCCTACGCCGCCTCGGCGCCCGCGGGCGTCGTCTTCCCCGCCGCCGCGCCCGTCGCGCTGACGTCACAGTTCCACGCGCAGGACGAGCTGGGCCAGTACAGCTACGGATACCAGGGCGGGCCGTCGGCCAAGTCCGAGACGCGGGCCTTCGACGGTTCCGTGTCCGGCGGCTACTCCTACGTGGACGCCAACGGCGTGCTGCAGACGGCGCAGTACGTCTCCGACCCGGTGAACGGCTTCCGCGTCGCCGCCACCAACCTACCGACCGCCACCGCGCGGCCCGTGGAGGACACGCCCGAGGTGATGCGGGCGCGCGCCGCCCACGCCGCCTTCGTGGCTGACGCAGCCGCGCGCTCCGCcgccctcgccgccgccgccacccccgcGCCCCCGGCCGCCGCCCCCGAGGCGCGGGACGGCCAGCAGGCCGCCCGAACCGCCCCCGCACCGCCCGCCTCCGCTGCCACCGGCCGCGCCGCCCCCGCACGCCCACCCTCTGCTACCAGCTACGCCAACCTCGTGATAGGACCTTCGGGAGTGCCGCTGGACACCCCCGAAGTGGCCGCCGCCCGCGCCGCTGACGCCGTCGCCCACCTGCAAGCCAAGGCGGCGGCACTCTTCGGCTGA